In the genome of Arvicola amphibius chromosome 2, mArvAmp1.2, whole genome shotgun sequence, the window TCTGGAGAGGGTCTGGGTGTAAGTGGAGATTTAGGGTGAAAGCAGCCTTTTCTGTGCATCAGAACCATGAGTGAACTGTACATCAGAAAGGCTTGTAGGCAGGAAGTAAGATaaccctgtctctgtgtctggggTCGAATAGGCCTTCACCGTTTAGCAGTAATTCTCATAGCCTTGTATCTCCTTCTCAAACTCAAGACATTCCCTGAGTTTCTTCTTGGTCTGTGGCCCTCCTGGGAAGTCACTAAGACCTTGAACTTAGGGGTTAGGTATATCTGACATCAAATGTTAGTACACTTAACTTCAATTTTCTCTGTACAAAATGTTAATACTAGTATAGCTGGCCCTGCCTGCAGGTTCTGTGTCCCTTGATTCAAATTTAGTATAGATCCAAAATACTtgaaatatttgtatatgtgtgtgtgtattgagctTTAGTTTCCGAGTTTATAAGCTTAACCACTGGTGGGTAGAAAAAATGAAGCCCAGCAATGATATTTGTTATAAAGTCACTAAAACTATCTCTAATgtgtagagtgcttacctagcatttGTGGGACTGTGGCTTCAATTCCTAGCGGGgaactgaaactgaaaatctgGAAGGGCGGTGTCACAGCATCAGTTGCTGTCTGACGTGCACTGGCCTTACTGGCGAGCACAAAGCTAGGAATTAAACATAATTATTTGAATTctgatgtgttttctttctggtaGTCACAAACATAACAATGGCCAGCCCATCTGGTTCACCCTGGGCATCCTGGAGGCTCTCAAAGGCTGGGACCAAGGCCTGAAGGGGATGTgtgtgggagagaagagaaagctcaTCATTCCTCCTGCCTTGGGCTACGGCAAAGAAGGGAAAGGTAAAGTTGTGTGACCTTCACTGCTGTGCATCTCTGAAtgcttcctccctcccagaaACCCACCCGCTCACTTTAACAACGCAACAGAAAGGCCATCCAGCAAAAGCGTCTTGATCATCTGAATGTTTGGAATACAGATCGTTGGCTATGGTTTGATGTGGTAGCTGTGTTTATAGCCAGGAAATCTTCCATACTGTAGGTCTCATTAGGAGTCCTTTCATTCttgcttttaaatgtatttgtaaaAATTTCAATAGcttatcttaattttatttatttttgtgttttcaagacaagatttccctggctgtcctggaacttgctctattaaaccaggctgaccttctaactcagagatctgcctgactccactttatgagttctgggattaaagatgtgtgccatcactgcccagctcaatagcttattttaaaataattcattgacTTGAGTTAAAAATAATTCTCTCTGTGTTACAAGCTGCCTGGCTGGTCCATACAGCTTTTGTGCCAATTTGTTTTATGGCACAAGCATACCTGGTGTTTAGGATGGGTTCAGGTAGGGAGGCTCTTTGGTGCTCTCCAAGGGTTGTTCGGTGATACTTATCAGATGGCCCCAACTGTAGTCTCTTCACTGAAATCTGCTCTGAGCCAGTGGCCAGATCTGAAGCAACAGGTTAGTGAACCAGGCTGTCTACCACTGTGTTGTTTCTGATGTTAAAACAATTGGAACCAACCCAAGTGTGTTATCAGCAGAGGTTAGCCAAATAAAATGTAGCCTTCTTATTAAAAGTGCCGTTTGCAAAACGTTTGTGTTATATATGAAATGTGTGCGGTATAAAAGTGGCAGATagattttctgtctgtctgactttCCCCATGAGTGAAAGGGGAGTAAATGCACATTGTATCccaatgaataaaatattcatagtGTACTATGATTCTGAGAATTGCATTCATTTCTGATTCTATTGTCCGAATTCTCTATGAAGAAAATGTTAGTACGTGTACAGTGAAGAAGATATTGTAAGAAGCCATCAAAAGCAGATAAAATCACTCTGATGTGGTTTAAATAGATTTCATTCCATTCGTCGGCAAAGCATAGCCCTTGACAAAGTGGGGATCAAGCCTCTTGCCGCAGTTTCCTAAGGAGGTTGACTGTTGTATATGAAAATGATGTACTCCAAAGTAGGACTCACTATCTAAGCCATGTCCCGCAGGCTTGGTTATTCACCAAATGCAACTCTGATTATATTCTACAGAAAGCCATCCAGTGTCTAGGGAAGGTGTCTCTAATGCCTAGACGTAGTCTTTCTTTCCCGCGTCTTTGTTCTTTTGCTCTGAACTTGGGGTATGCAGAGCAGCTGTAGTTGTCCATGACATACTTAATTCAGCTTTACATCATAGGCACTCCCTTCAGTGTCGTGAAACTAACTCTTCTAATCTGTGTTTGCCACTGGTTTTGTAGTGTGTTAGTGCACGCTTGCATGCCTCCGTGGGAAGACACCAGCTTTCCCACCGACCTAGTGCATGCCCCTTCCCTGTGCCAGCGTGACGGTAAGCTCTGCCCCACATTGTGAGCGTTGCCCTCTTCTTACTGCCCTTCCTTCCGTGGAACTTTGAGGAGATGGGGATTGACTAATGCGTGTGTCCAGATCTTTCTGTTACATAGAGTTGAAAGAAAGCAAGTCTGAAACAAAATAGATGCCCACAATTCCAAGAAGGGTTTGTTTCTTTGATTATATATGGACTGTTTTTGTTTGTACCCTGTGATTTTAACAAATGCATAAAGTACTTTATTAGGAAGGCATCTCCTAAGTTGTTGAAAATTTTGAatgttcctttattatttttaagacccGTAAGAAAATTATGTCTTAGTAACATATAAGGCACTTACTATTTATCAAGAATAACActgagggttttatttttgtatgagttttccccttatatcCTTCTCACGGACTCCTAAGGTAGAAAACATTATCAATCttattttacagacaaggaaggaaTTGATGCCCAGAGGCAGCAGATGTGAACAGAACTCACACTATTATATACTGCCTCCCAGTGGCAGACCCGGCAGCAGTACCCCTATGTACTTGAAGGTCAAGACTTTCTAATCTAAATTAGTAAATCTCTTGTAATATAATTAAGTCTGAACTACTCAAAGCCCTTTACAAGTCATTCTTGACATAATACATGAAGGGCCttaattatatttgaaatttagCATCGAGACTTTTAGAAACATCtgcctatgtatatgtatttcattGCTGCTCCAAACTAGAGTGCTTTTGTTCTGCCATTTTGGGTTAGTCCTTCTTGTGACCTACTTTTCATTCCTGGGTAAAGTGTAGTTATAGAATAAGTGATTCCCACCATCTGTGACCGTCAAAGAGTCTCTCCATTTACTGTAGTTAAAATGTCTGTTACCACAATTGATTTTGTTATGAATACTTTTAGATCTTCTAAATAAAAACTTCCCTATCTCTTCATATCAGGCAAAATTCCCCCAGAGAGTACATTGATATTCAACATTGACCTCCTGGAGATTCGAAATGGCCCACGGTCCCACGAATCATTTCAAGAGATGGATCTGAATGACGACTGGAAGCTCTCTAAGCATGAGGTGACCTCTATGATGTCTTCTTCTGCATCTTTAAGGCTCACCCTTACAGAAATGCAttagctgctgggagaaggaagatcaGTGTTCTTCAGTGGAATGACACTGGGCATGTTAGCCACAGTGCAGGGCAGGCccccatgctcaggagtagtGGCCAACACCAATTGGACACCCATGGCTTTtagtgactttatttttaaaaaagagaaagaagccacgtggtggtggcgcacgcctttaatcccagcactcgggaggcagaggcaggtagatctctgtgagttcaaggccagcctggtctacaagagctagttgcaggacaggctccaaagctacagagaaaccctgtctcaaaaaaacaaaataaataaattaaataaataaaataaaaaagagaaagaatgtgaagTTGGGTGGAGGGGGAAATCTGAGAGGAGTTGTGGAttcataaaatatgataaaatatactctataaaattctcaaagaataaataaatgaggtaaatttatttttgtttagataaaatattattcacAGCTTTCCCTGAAGTGCTTTGAAAGTTGCCTTTTCTGTAGGAACCCATATTGTAAGCTGGGGATTTGTAGCCCTCCTGCTCACACAGCAAATggtcttatccactgagccatctccccagtccttgattatgtttttaaagacaataGAAAATTGTAGCATAGGCAGTTGAAAGACGCTGCTTTGATTTCCAAGTTTACAGGATCCTGGTAAGGCTCCGCTGGTGTGGCGTGATCACAGCCAGACACACTCTTCTTTCCACTTGTAGCTGTGGCTTCAGATGAAAAGGGAGAATGTAATCTTATTCTAGGAGGACTGTCCAGAATTCTGACTCTTTTTAGAAAGAAAGCCTGACGAAACCAATGTGTCCAAATGCAGCCATTGTTCAGGCCCGCAGCCTTGTTTGCATTCTGACAGGAGCAGGCGGTATGCATTGTTGACCCAAGCTGGCCCAGGAACACAGCTTCGGGACCGCTCATCCTGATGATCCCTTTGTAGGCCACACTGCTGCCTGTGCTGTCTCTGCTTATTTATTCCATCCGAGAAAGCCCTGTTCCTTGGCAGCCGCTTTTGCCAAAGCTCTGGTTATTTGCAgtaaattttggagaaagttctattGAAGGAAAGCCGGAAATACTTGCATGCTCTCTGTACTTGCATGCTCTCTGGGAAGAATACTGGAagtgacaaaatattttttacaacTATTATGCAAGCGTTAGGTGAACTCAAGACAAGTTCTTGTCATTACCTGACTTGTTTCAAATGGTTCTATGGTAGGGTCAGAAAGGCATAGATTTGAGGCACCGGTGTTTTGGGGATCCAAAAGCAGAGAAACTTGGATATggctttcaaaataaattttcttacaCACCGAGTCATATATTAGCATGCAAATGCTGCTGATTAGAATGGATGCTTTGTCTTCATGATACATGCTTCTTACAGGGCTTTGCTCCAGTGAGTCGCTGCCCCATCATGGAACACAGTGGCACCAACAGAGTGTGACCTCATGCCCTGTAGATCTGCCTTGCCTAGATGTAGCCtgtggcaggaagggagggagggagagaaagaaggagaaagggagggagggagggggagggaagaagggagggaggggaggagggagagaaagaacgaggaaggaaggaaggaaggaaggaaggaaggaaggaaggaaggaaggaaggtggataAGCACATTTTAGAAACTGGAATCAAATGAGCAGTGGGAGAATTTGATGAGAGAAAAGGCGTGACAGGAGGGTAGGAAGAAGAAGGAGTGACGTCTATGGTGAACCACTTAGAAATAAACTCCTGGACAGATTTAGATGGAGCACAGATGTAAAAGAAAAGTTGTTTCTGTCAagcatattataatttttttctaaaaatagatttttctttacCTGATTTGATTCTAGCACATTATTTCAAACCTCCTGATTATAAAAGCTTAGATAGAACCTTTCTAAGAACATTTTCtcatatgtgtgagtatgtgtgtatgtgtgtgtgtgtatatatataatgtatttatattttacaacttTTAGCTTTTGATGagtataatattttttcttttgtatttgttttgtgttgttatttttgagaaagggtttctctatgtagctagCCCTGACTGACCTAAACTCACGATATAGACCAGTCTGACTTTGAATTCAGAAATCTACTTACTTTCACTGGCATCAAAGGCATGTACTATCATGCCTGGCAGTCTAGTGTTTCTTATTGCACACTTATCTCTTAGTTTCAACAAAGCGAATTGTAGTGTTCAGGTAAACCAGGAAACAGGTAGCATAAtttgtttaaagttttctttggttcttgagagtcaaacaaacaaacataaaaacatccAGTTTATAATAATGCTCGACTTGGggtggaaagatagctcagtggtttagagcactgactgctcttccagagagcccagattccgttcccagcacccacatgactcacaactgtctgtaagtccagttctagCTGATGCGACGCCCAGTgacctcttttgacctccatgggcacgaggtacatgtgtgcacatgcaaacatggAGGCAaacactcagaaaataaaaataaatgttaaaaatttccttttctataagttaaacttttttctaaatatttatttatttattatgtatacaatattctgtctgtgtgtatgcctgcaggccagaagagggcaccagaccccattacagatggttgtgagccaccatgtggttgctgggaattgaactcaggacctttggaagagcaggcaatgcccttaacctctgatccatctcagttaaactttaaaagaacatttgattaaaaaaatcaaatctcaCAAACTTCTAGAAGATTTTATGAcgttaaaaatgttttgaaagtgAACTTGATTCAGCGGTTTTAATGTAATGCTGTAAAATATTAGCCAAACGTAGCAAACAATGCAATATGTATGGCatggttaaacattttaaaggttaTGTTAATTCTATTAGTACTTTAAAATGCTGCCCAGACATCTTTGTAActcctacatttttattttcaattaaattagTATATTAACCAATttgaaaaccaaactgaataaaACACGAAGACAATGTCCTAAAAATTAAtgtcctgtcccccccccccgactttCCCCCTTAGTTATTGTCCAGTGAGTGGATGAGTACATTTGCTGTAGGCATCCTGTGGCGAGCGAATCAGTTACGTTTGTTTGCCATTCCTGATTCTCTTACGATTGTGAGACTTCACCCAAAATGCTGTGTCAGCGGGACTGTTCTGAGAGTTCATAAGTGAACCATTTTTCACACTTGAAGAATAGTAATAAACGCAGTTCACAGTCAGAGAATATTGGTGTATAATCCGGGAATTAAAACTGCTTATAGATGGGAGATGACGAGGTGGCTGTCAGTGAAGCGCTTGCCGTTCAAGCGTGATGACTTGAGTTCCAGGCCCAGAATCCAAGGTGGGTGTGGAAGGGTGGAAGTGTGGAAGGGTGGCAGTGTGATCTCAGAGCAGGTAGGTGGAGACTGCCAGCTCCCTGGAGGTTGCTAGCCAGTCCAAAGTTCTaggtgagagaccatgtctcagaaaataagactGAGAAAAGagactgacttctggcctctgtatacGGGCATACATGCAACAACCCCGCATGaacaagcacatgcacatacactcacaaattTAAATGAACTGCCAAATAAACAGCTTCAATTAAATGTTGACTTCTTAATATGAAGCTCTAAGAATGAAAGTGAAGCCAGCTTAAAGCAAGcaaagggactggggagatggctctgtgcgGTAAGTGCTGGCCATGcaggcctgaggacctgggttgggaTCCTTAGTACCATGGAAAAAGCagagtgtggtagtgcatgcctccAATCCTGGcccagaggaggcagagacagggagctCCCTGGGACTTGTTAGCCTGCCCGGGTGGCAATCAATGAGCTTTAGGTTCAACCTATGAGGGGAAAGAGTGgtaaagggacacacacacatggatacacacggacacatacacacacacggaaacacacacacacggatacgcacacatattttttaaaaaggcaagtaATAGGTTTTAATAAAAACCTTATATTTGATACAAACATTATatttgaatgtgtctgtgtgtatatatgatataaGCATATCTTCATTTCTGAAAACTATCTGGTATCTCCACCATTCCTGCAAAGCAAagattgcttttcttcctttaggAATGGGTCACAGAGTTGCTTTGTTCTTGCTGTGTATCGTTGTAACAATGCAATGTGGATTATGATTAACAAGAACTGTTATTTTGTAGGTTAAAGTGTATCTGAAGAAGGAGTTTGAGAAGCACGGTGCAGTGGTGAATGAAAGCCACCATGATGCTTTGGTGGAGgatatttttgataaagaagatgAAGACAAAGATGGCTTTATCTCGGCTAGAGAATTTACATAT includes:
- the Fkbp14 gene encoding peptidyl-prolyl cis-trans isomerase FKBP14 → MSFFLWNAILTLWVTAVSGALIPEPEVKIEVLQKPFICHRKTKGGDLMLVHYEGYLEKDGSLFHSTHKHNNGQPIWFTLGILEALKGWDQGLKGMCVGEKRKLIIPPALGYGKEGKGKIPPESTLIFNIDLLEIRNGPRSHESFQEMDLNDDWKLSKHEVKVYLKKEFEKHGAVVNESHHDALVEDIFDKEDEDKDGFISAREFTYVHDEL